One Phoenix dactylifera cultivar Barhee BC4 chromosome 8, palm_55x_up_171113_PBpolish2nd_filt_p, whole genome shotgun sequence genomic window carries:
- the LOC103709753 gene encoding ATP synthase subunit d, mitochondrial translates to MSGSGTKKVVETAAKATKSIDWEGMAKLLVSEEARKEFANLRRAFDEVNHSLQTKFSQEPEPIDWEYYRKGIGSRLVDMYKEAYESIEIPKYVDTVTPEYKPKFDALLVELKEAEQKSLKESERLEKEIVEVQEMKKKISTMTADEYFEKHPELKKKFDDEIRNDNWGY, encoded by the exons ATGAGCGGGAGCGGGACGAAGAAGGTGGTGGAGACGGCCGCGAAGGCCACCAAGTCGATCGATTGGGAGGGCATGGCGAAGCTTCTCGTCTCCGAGGAGGCCCGCAAGGAGTTCGCCAACCTCCGCCGCGCCTTCGACGAGGTCAACCACTCCCTACAGACCAAGTTCAGCCAG GAACCTGAACCCATCGACTGGGaatattatagaaaaggaattgGATCTCGCTTGGTGGATATGTATAAAGAGGCTTATGAGA GCATAGAGATCCCCAAGTATGTTGACACTGTGACTCCAGAATACAAGCCCAAGTTTGATGCTTTG TTGGTGGAGTTGAAAGAAGCAGAACAGAAATCTCTGAAGGAGTCAGAAAGGTTGGAGAAGGAAATTGTTGAGGTTCAAGAGATGAAG AAGAAGATTAGCACCATGACGGCTGATGAGTATTTCGAGAAGCACCCTGAGCTCAAGAAGAAGTTTGATGATGAAATCCGTAATGACAACTGGGGATACTGA
- the LOC103709751 gene encoding tryptophan aminotransferase-related protein 4-like, translating to MVSLQIGVCSTQAKASNIKGPHRTRKLMEIKQINMDSSHLSKLIEGPKESNNTKAYSSKYLFCLFLLLCSPCLNFFFISRALFQSPELSWSSRAATEAEAVAALSCSGHGSAFVDGILVDGKHVCECNACYRGQDCSEFVQGCAADAESGDPLFLEPYWRQHAASSAVVVAGWHRMSYQTDGDYFISIELERHIRRLHSHVGNAITDGRFIVFGAGSTQLINAAVHALSPNSSASSPASVVASVPYYTVYRTQTEFFNSRAYEWKGVTSKMGGEVAANFIEFVTSPNNPDGRLQQPVLQGSSVIYDHAYYWPHFSAVKAPADGDLMLFTISKLTGHAGSRFGWAIVKDEGVYRRMLSYLGINTMGVSRDTHLRSLKLLKAMLAEERGAAGSIFGFAFSTMRERWHKLNKLVSSSDRFSLQQMRPEYCSYFGKIRDPSPAYAWLKCEKEEDRNCHAVLRAGGIISRAGYKFGADNRYARLSLIRSQDDFDLLMQRMGALVTKEKARNM from the exons ATGGTTTCTTTGCAGATTGGTGTTTGTTCCACGCAAGCTAAAGCTTCGAACATAAAAGGACCTCATAGAACTCGAAAACTAATggaaataaaacaaataaatatggatTCATCCCACCTCTCTAAACTGATAGAAGGGCCCAAAGAGTCCAATAATACCAAGGCCTACAGCTCCAAATACCTCTTCTGTCTATTCTTGCTTTTATGTTCTCCATGTTTGAATTTCTTCTTCATCTCTAGAGCCCTCTTCCAATCGCCTGAGCTAAGCTGGAGCAGCAGAGCAGCCACAGAGGCTGAAGCTGTTGCAGCTCTCTCGTGTTCCGGGCATGGATCAGCCTTTGTGGACGGGATTCTCGTCGATGGCAAACATGTCTGCGAGTGTAATGCATGCTATAGAGGCCAAGATTGCTCGGAGTTTGTGCAGGGTTGTGCTGCTGATGCTGAAAG TGGCGATCCCCTGTTCCTGGAGCCATACTGGAGGCAGCATGCAGCGAGCAGTGCAGTTGTTGTGGCCGGTTGGCACCGCATGAGCTACCAAACAGATGGTGACTACTTCATCTCCATCGAACTCGAGAGACACATTCGAAGACTGCATTCGCATGTAGGAAATGCAATCACCGATGGGAGATTCATCGTCTTTGGGGCCGGATCCACGCAGCTGATCAATGCAGCAGTCCATGCTCTTTCTCCCAACAGCTCGGCATCATCACCTGCCAGCGTTGTTGCATCCGTTCCCTACTATACG GTTTATAGGACGCAGACCGAGTTCTTCAACTCCCGAGCGTATGAATGGAAAGGAGTCACGTCAAAGATGGGTGGAGAAGTTGCGGCAAATTTTATCGAATTTGTGACATCTCCCAACAACCCAGATGGGCGCCTGCAGCAACCAGTTCTTCAAGGTTCATCCGTCATCTACGACCACGCCTACTACTGGCCTCACTTCTCGGCAGTCAAAGCTCCGGCTGATGGCGATCTCATGCTCTTCACCATCTCCAAGCTCACAGGTCACGCCGGCAGCAGATTCGG GTGGGCGATCGTGAAGGATGAAGGAGTGTACAGGAGAATGCTGAGCTACCTGGGAATCAACACGATGGGTGTTTCCAGGGATACTCATCTAAGAAGTCTGAAGCTCTTGAAAGCGATGCTGGCTGAAGAGAGAGGGGCGGCAGGGAGCATCTTTGGGTTTGCATTTAGTACCATGAGGGAAAGGTGGCACAAATTGAACAAGCTTGTGTCGTCGTCTGACCGGTTCTCCCTCCAACAAATGCGTCCTGAGTACTGCAGCTACTTTGGAAAGATCAGGGACCCTTCTCCAG CTTACGCTTGGTTGAAGTGCGAGAAGGAGGAAGACAGGAACTGCCATGCTGTATTGAGAGCTGGAGGAATAATCTCCCGCGCAGGGTACAAATTTGGAGCGGATAACCGCTACGCTCGTCTGAGCCTCATCAGGTCCCAGGATGACTTCGATTTGTTGATGCAACGGATGGGTGCTTTGGTCACCAAGGAGAAAGCCAGAAATATGTGA